One part of the Microtus ochrogaster isolate Prairie Vole_2 chromosome 16, MicOch1.0, whole genome shotgun sequence genome encodes these proteins:
- the LOC101994108 gene encoding cathepsin L1-like, which yields MSPLFFLATLCLGVVSAIPMHDPSLDAEWHEWKTRHGKTYNMHEEGQKRAVWEDNRKVIELHNEGYAKGVHDFSMEMNAFGDLTNTEFRELMTGFQSVEPKEMDVFQEPLLGDVPTFVDWRDHGYVTPVRNQGQCGACWAFSAVGSLEGQMFRKTGRLVSLSEQNLVDCSWSYGNSGCDGGLMEYAFQYVKDNRGLDAGASYAYEARNGPCRYDPKSSAANVTGYVKIPVSEAALMNAVATVGPVSVGIDSHHYSFRFYSGGMYYEPNCSSSKLDHAVLVVGYGEESDGKKYWLVKNSWGTGWGMNGYIKMARDRNNNCGIATYAVYPTV from the exons ATGAgtcctcttttcttcctggccACTCTTTGCTTGGGGGTGGTCTCAGCGATTCCAATGCATGATCCTAGTTTGGATGCTGAATGGCACGAATGGAAGACAAGACATGGGAAAACATACAACATG CACgaagaaggacagaagagagcgGTGTGGGAGGACAACAGGAAGGTGATTGAGCTGCACAACGAGGGCTACGCCAAGGGAGTGCATGACTTCAGCATGGAGATGAACGCCTTCGGGGACTTG ACCAATACAGAATTCAGGGAATTGATGACTGGCTTTCAAAGCGTGGAACCCAAGGAGATGGATGTGTTCCAGGAGCCTCTGCTGGGTGATGTCCCCACGTTTGTGGATTGGAGAGATCATGGCTATGTGACTCCTGTGAGAAACCAG ggTCAATGTGGTGCTTGTTGGGCATTTAGTGCTGTTGGCTCCCTAGAAGGACAGATGTTCCGGAAAACAGGCAGACTGGTTTCTCTGAGTGAACAGAACCTAGTGGACTGCTCCTGGTCGTACGGGAACAGTGGCTGTGACGGTGGCTTGATGGAGTATGCCTTCCAGTATGTGAAGGACAACAGAGGCCTGGACGCAGGGGCGTCTTACGCGTATGAAGCACGG AACGGACCCTGCAGATATGATCCTAAGTCTTCTGCAGCCAACGTCACAGGCTATGTGAAAATCCCAGTTAGTGAGGCGGCCCTAATGAATGCCGTGGCCACTGTGGGGCCCGTCTCTGTGGGAATCGATTCCCATCACTATTCCTTCAGGTTCTATAGTGGAG GCATGTATTATGAGCCAAACTGTAGCAGCAGTAAACTGGATCACGCCGTCCTGGTGGTTGGCTATGGTGAAGAATCAGATGGCAAGAAATACTGGCTGGTCAAGAACAG CTGGGGCACAGGTTGGGGCATGAACGGCTACATAAAGATGGCCCGAGACCGCAACAACAACTGTGGAATTGCGACATATGCCGTGTACCCCACTGTGTGA